One window of Trifolium pratense cultivar HEN17-A07 linkage group LG5, ARS_RC_1.1, whole genome shotgun sequence genomic DNA carries:
- the LOC123884716 gene encoding transcription factor MYB1R1 has translation MTSPSTAAVSGEFMLFGVRVVVDSMRKSVSMNNLSQYEQPHDNISIKDDNNKEVLAAGYASADDAVPNNSGKNRDRERKRGIPWTEEEHKLFLVGLQKVGKGDWRGISRNYVKTRTPTQVASHAQKYFLRRSNLNRRRRRSSLFDITTDTVSAIPMEEEQVKNQDSVSQSQPMCPAAPEPRKNNGFPFMSVFELGVNESPMEELTLGQGNVKHNFPIFNPSPFVGSDPKVSAVSDITSSSNSSIDPPTLSLGLSFSSDQRKTSSTHSALHAMPCFNNGDNIISVA, from the exons ATGACTTCTCCTTCCACCGCTGCCGTCTCCGGCGAATTCATGCTCTTCGGAGTTAGAGTCGTCGTTGATTCCATGAGAAAGAGTGTCAGTATGAACAATCTCTCACAGTACGAACAACCTCACGACAATATCAGTATCAAGGATGATAACAATAAAGAAGTTCTCGCCGCCGGTTATGCCTCCGCCGATGACGCCGTTCCGAATAACTCCGGCAAAAACCGCGATCGCGAGCGTAAACGAG GGATTCCATGGACGGAGGAAGAGCACAAGCTGTTTTTGGTTGGATTGCAGAAAGTAGGAAAAGGTGATTGGAGAGGAATCTCTAGAAACTACGTGAAAACTCGAACGCCGACGCAGGTTGCAAGTCATGCTCAGAAGTACTTTCTCCGCCGTAGTAATCTCAATCGCCGTCGCCGTAGATCCAGCCTCTTTGATATCACAACCGACACG GTGTCTGCAATTCCAATGGAGGAAGAACAGGTGAAGAATCAAGATAGTGTTTCTCAATCACAGCCTATGTGCCCTGCAGCACCTGAACCTAGAAAAAACAATGGATTTCCTTTTATGTCAGTATTTGAGTTGGGTGTTAATGAGAGTCCAATGGAAGAACTCACTCTTGGACAAGGAAATGTGAAACACAATTTCCCAATATTCAATCCAAGTCCTTTTGTTGGTTCAGATCCTAAAGTTTCCGCTGTCTCTGACATCACTTCAAGTTCTAATTCATCAATTGACCCTCCAACACTTTCCCTTGGTCTGTCCTTCTCATCTGATCAAAGGAAGACATCATCAACACACTCAGCTTTACATGCAATGCCATGTTTCAACAATGGAGACAATATCATAAGTGTTGCTTAA